The following are from one region of the Halorussus rarus genome:
- a CDS encoding DUF7313 family protein → MEPLSLLGPIDVLEPYVEYVVFALVLVNMGTRWWAYRDYRKQARSDDREEELDRNWLHELSNVVLVLGSFYLLTLHHHAGMVLSSLVLGLFITDFFEFESKEVELRRDEKITSPKGSITASVLVLLYAGYISLFFLVDQWWNAVV, encoded by the coding sequence ATGGAACCGCTGTCACTGCTCGGACCCATCGACGTGCTCGAACCCTACGTCGAGTACGTGGTGTTCGCGCTCGTGCTGGTCAACATGGGCACGCGCTGGTGGGCGTACCGGGACTACCGCAAGCAGGCGCGGAGCGACGACCGCGAGGAGGAGCTCGACCGCAACTGGCTCCACGAGCTGTCGAACGTCGTCCTCGTGCTCGGGTCGTTCTACCTGCTGACGCTCCACCACCACGCCGGCATGGTCCTCTCGTCGCTCGTCCTCGGGCTGTTCATCACCGACTTCTTCGAGTTCGAGTCCAAGGAGGTCGAACTCCGGCGCGACGAGAAGATCACCAGCCCCAAGGGGTCGATAACCGCCTCGGTCCTGGTGCTGCTCTACGCGGGCTACATCAGCCTGTTCTTCCTCGTCGACCAGTGGTGGAACGCGGTCGTCTGA
- a CDS encoding NAD(+)/NADH kinase encodes MTLGIVGEGALADRIRDAVADEASVVDGPASEVVAADPDAVAAVGESALLKLVRAEVDAPVLPVDAGPGYGGIAGDRAVDGGDDSLSAIDALLAREFETEPRAVLGVSVGGERVGRALADVMLVTTEPARISEYGVRSRGERVARFRADGVAVSTPTGSHGYGRSAGGPLLEPASGVVGVVPVAPFAVNVDHWVVSADRPVELTVERDEGAVSLLLDDEAVRRVRPHTPVSVREDGHLDLVRVADSRPFFER; translated from the coding sequence ATGACGCTCGGAATCGTTGGCGAGGGCGCGCTCGCGGACCGGATCCGCGACGCGGTCGCGGACGAGGCGTCGGTTGTCGACGGTCCCGCGAGCGAGGTGGTCGCGGCCGACCCCGACGCGGTCGCCGCGGTCGGCGAGTCGGCGCTGCTGAAGCTGGTCCGCGCGGAGGTGGACGCGCCCGTTCTACCGGTCGACGCCGGGCCGGGTTACGGCGGAATCGCCGGGGACCGGGCGGTCGACGGCGGGGACGATTCGTTGTCGGCCATCGACGCCCTGCTCGCGCGCGAGTTCGAGACCGAACCGCGAGCGGTCCTCGGGGTCTCGGTCGGGGGCGAGCGCGTCGGGCGCGCGCTGGCCGACGTGATGCTGGTGACGACGGAGCCCGCCCGCATCTCCGAGTACGGCGTCCGGTCCCGGGGCGAGCGGGTCGCGCGGTTCCGCGCCGACGGCGTGGCCGTCTCGACGCCGACCGGGAGCCACGGCTACGGCCGGAGCGCGGGCGGCCCGCTGCTCGAACCCGCGTCGGGCGTGGTCGGGGTCGTCCCGGTCGCGCCGTTCGCGGTGAACGTCGACCACTGGGTGGTGTCGGCCGACCGACCGGTGGAACTCACGGTCGAGCGCGACGAGGGCGCGGTGTCGCTGCTGCTCGACGACGAGGCGGTCCGGCGGGTCCGGCCCCACACGCCGGTCTCGGTCCGCGAGGACGGTCACCTCGACCTGGTCCGGGTCGCCGATAGCCGGCCCTTCTTCGAGCGGTAG
- a CDS encoding M28 family peptidase produces the protein MTQWIGETFASDAGWDLLESLVDVGDRMAGSEGEREAAELAREALDRVGARNARLDEFDVQGWTRGDSAVRAGDTVQDCIALPRSPAETAAGELVDLGHGLPEDFEDADLSGKVVMAASNVPDYYDRFVHRREKYYHAVEAGAAAFVFRNHVEGCLPPTGSVGTDEDPIGDVPAVGVSKEVGARLARRWEGEEVEVAVEADASEATSRNVHAELGPDTDEEVLVTSHVDAHDIAEGAMDNGAGTAMVVEMARALAAREDELDTRVHFIAYGAEEVGLVGSGRDAESRDLDDIKAIVNNDGVVRGRTLSFHTHGFDALDEAAEAVGDDFGHPVTTIPEQGPHSDHWPYVQWGVPGYHVMSETGDEGRGWGHTYADTLDKLEVRDLREQAILLTELTVRLASQEFDVEHKEPEEIAAALEAEDQAEGMKIIGDWPYDG, from the coding sequence ATGACACAGTGGATCGGCGAGACGTTCGCAAGCGACGCCGGATGGGACCTCCTGGAGTCGCTGGTCGACGTCGGCGACCGGATGGCCGGCAGCGAGGGCGAGCGCGAGGCCGCCGAGCTCGCGCGCGAGGCGCTCGACCGCGTCGGCGCCCGGAACGCCCGCCTCGATGAGTTCGACGTCCAGGGCTGGACCCGCGGCGACAGCGCGGTCCGGGCCGGCGACACCGTCCAGGACTGCATCGCACTCCCGCGGAGCCCCGCCGAGACCGCGGCGGGCGAACTCGTGGACCTCGGCCACGGGCTGCCCGAGGACTTCGAGGACGCGGACCTCTCCGGCAAGGTCGTGATGGCCGCCTCGAACGTCCCGGACTACTACGACCGGTTCGTCCACCGCCGGGAGAAGTACTACCACGCCGTCGAGGCCGGCGCGGCCGCGTTCGTCTTCCGGAACCACGTGGAGGGGTGTCTCCCGCCGACCGGCAGCGTCGGCACCGACGAGGACCCCATCGGCGACGTGCCGGCGGTCGGCGTCAGCAAGGAGGTCGGCGCCCGGCTCGCGCGGCGGTGGGAGGGCGAGGAGGTCGAGGTGGCCGTCGAGGCAGATGCCTCCGAGGCGACCAGCCGGAACGTCCACGCCGAACTCGGTCCCGACACCGACGAGGAGGTCCTGGTGACCAGCCACGTCGACGCTCACGACATCGCCGAGGGCGCGATGGACAACGGCGCCGGCACCGCGATGGTGGTCGAGATGGCGAGGGCGCTCGCGGCCCGCGAGGACGAACTCGACACGAGGGTCCACTTCATCGCCTACGGGGCCGAGGAGGTCGGGCTGGTCGGGTCGGGCCGAGACGCGGAGAGCCGGGACCTCGACGACATCAAGGCCATCGTGAACAACGACGGGGTGGTCCGCGGGCGGACGCTCTCGTTCCACACGCACGGCTTCGACGCGCTCGACGAGGCGGCCGAGGCGGTCGGCGACGACTTCGGCCACCCGGTGACGACTATCCCCGAGCAGGGCCCGCACAGCGACCACTGGCCGTACGTCCAGTGGGGCGTGCCGGGCTACCACGTCATGAGCGAGACCGGCGACGAGGGCCGCGGGTGGGGCCACACCTACGCCGACACGCTCGACAAGCTCGAGGTCCGGGACCTCCGCGAGCAGGCGATACTGCTGACCGAGCTGACGGTCCGGCTCGCGAGCCAGGAGTTCGACGTAGAGCACAAGGAGCCCGAGGAGATCGCGGCCGCCCTCGAGGCCGAGGACCAGGCCGAGGGGATGAAGATCATCGGCGACTGGCCGTACGACGGATAG
- the pdhA gene encoding pyruvate dehydrogenase (acetyl-transferring) E1 component subunit alpha: MAIQAPDVTRVVEPDGTVDERTVPDLTESAVTDLYRLQVLARTFDEKAVKLHRQGRIGTYAPLQGQEAAQVGAAFALSESDYCFPTYRDHAMYLTRGLELEDVLVHLLGEGNYVDREDSEGLRTFPPTIPIATQLPHAVGTSMAADYRGDDSATLVSFGDGATSEGDFHEGMNFAGVFETPTVFFCQNNQWAISVPRERQTASATIAQKAHAYGFDGVRVDGNDVLAVYGAVRDALDAAKDGEGPRLIEAVTYRRGAHTTTDDPSKYRDDEEVEEWQQKDPLERTRDYLEEAHDWGDDDEREVREWADDRVAEAVVNVEDRTGMDVDDIFEHVYARTPETLRRQRREVVDEPEVER; this comes from the coding sequence ATGGCAATACAGGCACCCGACGTGACCCGCGTGGTCGAACCGGACGGAACCGTCGACGAGCGAACGGTCCCCGACCTCACAGAGTCGGCGGTGACCGACCTCTACCGGCTCCAGGTACTCGCCCGGACGTTCGACGAGAAGGCGGTGAAACTCCACCGCCAGGGGCGTATCGGGACGTACGCGCCCCTCCAGGGCCAGGAGGCCGCCCAGGTGGGCGCGGCCTTCGCGCTCTCGGAGTCGGACTACTGCTTCCCGACGTACCGGGACCACGCGATGTACCTCACGCGGGGGCTCGAACTCGAGGACGTGCTGGTCCACCTGCTCGGCGAGGGCAACTACGTCGACCGCGAGGACTCCGAGGGCCTCCGGACGTTCCCGCCGACCATCCCCATCGCGACCCAGTTGCCCCACGCGGTCGGCACGAGCATGGCGGCCGACTACCGGGGCGACGACTCCGCGACCCTGGTCAGCTTCGGCGACGGCGCGACCAGCGAGGGCGACTTCCACGAGGGGATGAACTTCGCCGGGGTCTTCGAGACCCCGACGGTGTTCTTCTGCCAGAACAACCAGTGGGCCATCTCGGTCCCGCGCGAGCGCCAGACCGCCTCGGCGACCATCGCCCAGAAGGCCCACGCGTACGGCTTCGACGGGGTCCGCGTCGACGGGAACGACGTGCTCGCGGTGTACGGCGCGGTCCGGGACGCCCTCGACGCCGCGAAGGACGGCGAGGGGCCGCGGCTCATCGAGGCGGTCACCTACCGCCGGGGCGCCCACACCACCACCGACGACCCCTCGAAGTACCGCGACGACGAGGAGGTCGAGGAGTGGCAGCAGAAGGACCCGCTCGAGCGCACCCGCGACTACCTCGAGGAGGCCCACGACTGGGGCGACGACGACGAGCGGGAGGTCCGCGAGTGGGCCGACGACCGGGTCGCCGAGGCGGTCGTGAACGTCGAGGACCGCACCGGCATGGACGTCGACGACATCTTCGAGCACGTCTACGCCCGGACGCCCGAAACGCTGCGGCGCCAGCGCCGCGAGGTCGTCGACGAACCGGAGGTCGAGCGGTAG
- a CDS encoding cytochrome c oxidase subunit 3, with translation MTVADDSSEEHGHHLPAVEDWPRGFGEASWWPFVTALGGAGIYIGAALFLLGRGQQPVVDPIYGPVAFVGAVTLFLVGLYGWVYHAFVKAFWSSDGHGGNALKWGMVLFLGSEMATFGAGFVYYFWIRVGTWSTEGLPHLLGSLVLINTALLVLSSITLHWAHVELRKDNRQNFLVGLAATLVLGIVFIGGQVYEYYQFIQHEGFNLGSGIFGSAFYALTGLHGLHVSMGAVLLGIVFVRALYGQYTADQDLSVTTVSMYWHFVDAVWIFLVVVLYAGAEIAV, from the coding sequence ATGACAGTAGCGGACGACTCATCGGAAGAGCACGGCCACCACCTGCCGGCCGTCGAGGACTGGCCGCGCGGGTTCGGCGAGGCGAGCTGGTGGCCCTTCGTCACCGCGCTGGGCGGTGCGGGCATCTACATCGGGGCCGCCCTGTTCCTGCTCGGGCGGGGCCAGCAGCCCGTCGTCGACCCGATCTACGGTCCCGTGGCGTTCGTCGGGGCGGTCACCCTGTTCCTCGTGGGCCTGTACGGGTGGGTCTACCACGCCTTCGTCAAGGCGTTCTGGTCGAGCGACGGCCACGGCGGCAACGCGCTCAAGTGGGGCATGGTACTGTTCCTCGGCTCCGAGATGGCGACGTTCGGCGCCGGGTTCGTCTACTACTTCTGGATCCGCGTGGGAACGTGGTCGACCGAAGGGCTCCCGCACCTGCTCGGGTCGCTGGTACTCATCAACACCGCGCTGCTGGTGCTGTCCAGCATCACGCTCCACTGGGCCCACGTGGAACTCCGGAAGGACAACCGCCAGAACTTCCTCGTCGGGCTCGCGGCCACGCTGGTGCTCGGTATCGTCTTCATCGGCGGGCAGGTGTACGAGTACTACCAGTTCATCCAGCACGAGGGCTTCAACCTCGGGTCCGGAATCTTCGGTAGCGCCTTCTACGCGCTGACCGGCCTCCACGGGCTCCACGTCTCGATGGGCGCGGTCCTGCTGGGCATCGTGTTCGTCCGCGCGCTGTACGGGCAGTACACCGCCGACCAGGACCTGTCGGTCACGACGGTCTCGATGTACTGGCACTTCGTCGACGCGGTCTGGATCTTCCTCGTCGTCGTGCTGTACGCCGGCGCCGAGATCGCGGTCTGA
- a CDS encoding class I SAM-dependent methyltransferase, with protein MGPTYNFGAYHWRRRFRRIASALALAAASRLLWRRGRSTRPAAILLALAAVWRGYAPVRRLLSPPPWTVEREKYDALGRALPVADADLVVDVGCGTGRSLVGLAPWLPDDATVVGLDVFDSRIILGNGPALARRNAARAGLDVAPVAGDASRLPLGDDTADAVTACRVLHDLPRADAERALAEARRACRPDGVVGVLELPLTHGADADPVDYWRGLVDAAGFDVRRAEPVTGDGAGTEYVVVVAEPGPTAD; from the coding sequence ATGGGGCCCACCTACAACTTCGGCGCGTACCACTGGCGACGCCGCTTCCGTCGCATCGCGTCGGCGCTCGCACTCGCGGCGGCGAGCCGACTGCTGTGGCGCCGCGGTCGCTCGACCCGCCCCGCGGCGATTCTCCTCGCGCTCGCGGCCGTGTGGCGCGGCTACGCTCCGGTCAGGCGGCTCCTCTCGCCGCCGCCCTGGACGGTCGAGCGGGAGAAGTACGACGCGCTCGGCCGGGCGCTCCCCGTCGCCGACGCCGACCTCGTGGTCGACGTGGGCTGTGGCACCGGTCGCTCGCTGGTCGGCCTCGCACCGTGGCTCCCCGACGACGCCACCGTCGTGGGGCTCGACGTGTTCGATTCGCGGATCATCCTCGGGAACGGTCCCGCGCTCGCCCGCCGGAACGCGGCGCGGGCCGGCCTCGATGTCGCGCCCGTGGCGGGCGATGCGAGCAGGCTCCCCCTCGGGGACGACACCGCCGATGCGGTCACGGCCTGCCGGGTCCTCCACGACCTGCCGCGGGCCGACGCCGAGCGCGCGCTGGCCGAAGCCCGCCGCGCGTGTCGGCCCGACGGGGTGGTCGGCGTCCTGGAGCTTCCGCTGACCCACGGCGCGGACGCCGACCCGGTGGACTACTGGCGGGGGCTGGTCGACGCGGCGGGGTTCGACGTCCGGCGCGCGGAGCCCGTCACCGGCGACGGCGCCGGAACGGAGTACGTGGTCGTCGTCGCCGAGCCCGGCCCGACGGCCGACTGA
- the coxB gene encoding cytochrome c oxidase subunit II yields MSAKRTAFATLLGIAGLALFADPVLAQGYDSTTEALIQSLNTQLLYMAIPITVLVEGILVYTVWKYRKNDDPKPTKENRRLEISWTIATALVLLVVGYASYGVMANEYVAQPESAYQPTDEAVEVEVVGQKYLWNYNYQDANVSTTGTLVLPRGKNVYLNVTSNDWLHALHVPEMGLKQDAVPGTHNTIKTKPTSLGTYQLYCAEYCGVGHSKMLGEVEVVTQEEYQDWLDEQQGNSSA; encoded by the coding sequence ATGAGTGCAAAGCGGACAGCGTTCGCAACGCTACTGGGGATCGCGGGGCTCGCCCTGTTCGCCGACCCGGTGCTCGCGCAAGGGTACGACTCCACGACGGAGGCGCTGATACAGTCGCTGAACACCCAGCTGCTGTACATGGCGATACCCATCACGGTGCTGGTCGAGGGCATCCTCGTCTACACCGTGTGGAAGTACCGGAAGAACGACGACCCCAAGCCGACCAAGGAGAACCGGCGGCTCGAGATCTCGTGGACCATCGCGACCGCGCTGGTCCTGCTGGTCGTCGGGTACGCCTCCTACGGCGTGATGGCCAACGAGTACGTCGCCCAGCCCGAGAGCGCCTACCAGCCGACCGACGAGGCGGTCGAGGTCGAGGTCGTCGGCCAGAAGTACCTCTGGAACTACAACTACCAGGACGCCAACGTCTCGACGACCGGCACGCTCGTCCTGCCGCGGGGGAAGAACGTCTACCTCAACGTCACGTCGAACGACTGGCTGCACGCCCTCCACGTGCCCGAGATGGGCCTGAAGCAGGACGCCGTCCCCGGCACGCACAACACCATCAAGACCAAGCCCACCAGCCTGGGCACCTACCAGCTCTACTGCGCGGAGTACTGCGGCGTGGGCCACTCGAAGATGCTCGGCGAGGTCGAGGTCGTGACCCAGGAGGAGTACCAGGACTGGCTCGACGAGCAGCAGGGCAACAGTTCGGCCTGA
- the cyoE gene encoding heme o synthase, translating to MLAGTALGVYLLVVVGATTALTDAAAACPTWPACNGRWLVPLDRPTLAVAWGHRVAALVVGTGLAVTTALAWTGDADRRVRTALATSAVLYPAQVALGAFAATTGTPALLSAVHLVGGMAIFGGIVLALAWTLEPETFDEPTGVADPDEVPDAAESGPAPTADLPGGPLARAKRTGFAYFRLMKPRLMWLLCLVASAGMALAAGPALEVETVVATLTGGVLSIGASGTFNHVLERDVDRKMNRTADRPAATDRTPVRNAVAFGLGLAALSLVAFLTVNVLAAALGMFAILFYSVIYTLVLKPNTVQNTVIGGFAGALPALIGGAAVTGEIGLPAIVLAGVIFLWTPAHFYNLALAYKDDYARGGFPMMPVVRGEAVTRKHILLYLGATLLAAGLLSAVTTLGLLYAATSVAFGGVFLWTVVRLHNEQTEQAAFRSFHASNAYLGALLLAVVADALVF from the coding sequence ATGCTCGCCGGCACGGCGCTGGGCGTCTACCTGCTGGTGGTCGTCGGCGCGACCACGGCCCTGACCGACGCCGCGGCCGCCTGCCCGACGTGGCCCGCGTGCAACGGTCGCTGGCTGGTCCCGCTCGACCGGCCGACGCTCGCGGTTGCCTGGGGCCACCGGGTCGCCGCGCTGGTCGTCGGCACCGGGCTCGCGGTCACGACCGCGCTCGCGTGGACCGGCGACGCCGACCGCCGGGTCCGGACCGCGCTCGCGACCTCGGCGGTGCTCTACCCCGCCCAGGTCGCACTGGGCGCGTTCGCCGCGACGACAGGCACGCCGGCGCTGCTGTCGGCGGTCCACCTCGTCGGCGGCATGGCCATCTTCGGCGGCATCGTCCTCGCGCTCGCGTGGACGCTCGAACCCGAGACGTTCGACGAACCCACCGGCGTCGCGGACCCGGACGAGGTTCCCGACGCCGCGGAGTCCGGTCCCGCGCCGACCGCCGACCTCCCCGGTGGTCCGCTGGCCCGCGCGAAGCGCACCGGGTTCGCCTACTTCCGGCTGATGAAGCCCCGGCTGATGTGGCTGCTCTGTCTGGTCGCCTCGGCCGGGATGGCGCTGGCCGCCGGCCCCGCACTGGAGGTCGAGACGGTCGTCGCCACCCTCACCGGCGGCGTGCTATCCATCGGCGCCTCGGGCACGTTCAACCACGTCCTCGAGCGCGACGTCGACCGGAAGATGAACCGGACCGCCGACCGCCCCGCGGCGACCGACCGGACCCCGGTCCGGAACGCCGTGGCGTTCGGCCTCGGGCTGGCCGCGCTCTCGCTGGTCGCGTTCCTGACGGTCAACGTGCTGGCGGCCGCGCTCGGGATGTTCGCCATCCTGTTCTACAGCGTCATCTACACGCTGGTGCTCAAGCCCAACACCGTCCAGAACACGGTCATCGGCGGCTTCGCCGGCGCGCTGCCCGCCCTCATCGGCGGGGCCGCGGTCACGGGCGAGATCGGCCTCCCGGCTATCGTGCTCGCCGGGGTCATCTTCCTGTGGACGCCCGCCCACTTCTACAACCTCGCGCTGGCGTACAAGGACGACTACGCCCGCGGGGGCTTCCCGATGATGCCCGTGGTCCGGGGCGAGGCCGTGACCCGCAAGCACATCCTGCTGTACCTCGGCGCGACCCTGCTGGCGGCGGGCCTGCTCTCGGCCGTCACCACGCTCGGCCTGCTCTACGCCGCAACCAGCGTCGCCTTCGGCGGCGTCTTCCTCTGGACGGTCGTCCGCCTCCACAACGAGCAGACCGAGCAGGCGGCGTTCCGGTCGTTCCACGCCTCGAACGCCTATCTGGGCGCACTGCTGCTCGCGGTCGTCGCCGACGCGCTGGTGTTCTGA
- a CDS encoding DUF7546 family protein, translated as MTRTLGFDVGRLRPSRDALLWAGLLINTELILTFAYLLLADVTVTEWRYLVFPFVWLNVSAWALVRTDPAAQSPRDRYVAAAMAVGYFGLLAYAGGIVGPGGHHALGWRVAWLPPGWGPALLYTGSAVKLSVMPYKLVGYLTLAYLVYDTVLEAAGSAVSGLLGLVSCVSCTWPVAATLAAGVVGSGTAVAAAASEWSYTLGTVAFVVTVALLRWRPSFGGRF; from the coding sequence ATGACCCGAACGCTCGGCTTCGACGTCGGTCGACTCCGCCCGAGTCGCGACGCTCTGCTGTGGGCCGGACTTTTGATCAACACCGAACTCATCCTGACGTTCGCGTACCTGCTGCTCGCGGACGTGACCGTGACCGAGTGGCGGTACCTCGTCTTCCCGTTCGTCTGGCTCAACGTCAGCGCGTGGGCGCTGGTCCGGACCGACCCGGCGGCCCAGTCGCCGCGCGACCGCTACGTCGCGGCGGCGATGGCCGTCGGCTACTTCGGGCTGCTGGCGTACGCGGGCGGCATCGTCGGGCCCGGCGGGCACCACGCGCTCGGCTGGCGGGTCGCGTGGCTCCCGCCCGGATGGGGGCCGGCGCTGCTGTACACCGGCTCGGCGGTCAAGCTCTCGGTGATGCCGTACAAGCTGGTGGGCTACCTCACCCTCGCGTACCTCGTCTACGACACGGTGCTGGAGGCAGCGGGGTCGGCGGTGTCGGGGCTGCTCGGCCTGGTCTCGTGCGTCAGCTGCACGTGGCCGGTCGCCGCGACGCTGGCGGCCGGCGTCGTCGGGAGCGGCACCGCGGTGGCGGCCGCGGCCAGCGAGTGGTCGTACACCCTCGGGACGGTCGCGTTCGTCGTCACCGTGGCGCTGCTCCGGTGGCGCCCCTCCTTCGGCGGGCGGTTCTGA
- a CDS encoding SHOCT domain-containing protein — translation MSPPGDDARRFAAMLADNADHSSVTADRLAGTTDGVADLESALVTHLADGERPRFCFEAAREGVGLGDPDDTVDPERGGAFLFTDLRVYLQLGVGETGDKSLSLPYGDIDGVGHRDGPKRHRIDLSVADTAYYLWIPGRFDADDVARAAEYATYRRKAETPDTGGGDVSRTESQTVEERLRRLGDAHSRGLISTEEFERRKQNLKEYDE, via the coding sequence ATGTCTCCGCCCGGCGACGACGCCCGACGGTTCGCCGCGATGCTGGCCGACAACGCCGACCACTCATCGGTCACGGCCGATCGGCTCGCGGGCACGACCGACGGCGTCGCGGACCTCGAGTCGGCGCTCGTCACCCACCTCGCGGACGGCGAGCGCCCGCGGTTCTGCTTCGAGGCCGCCCGGGAGGGCGTCGGCCTCGGAGACCCCGACGACACGGTCGACCCCGAGCGCGGCGGGGCATTCCTGTTCACCGACCTCCGGGTGTACCTCCAGCTGGGCGTCGGCGAGACCGGCGACAAGTCGCTGAGCCTCCCCTACGGCGACATCGACGGCGTGGGTCACCGCGACGGGCCGAAGCGCCACCGCATCGACCTGTCGGTCGCCGACACGGCGTACTACCTCTGGATTCCGGGCCGGTTCGACGCCGACGACGTGGCCCGGGCCGCGGAATACGCCACCTACCGACGGAAGGCCGAGACGCCGGACACCGGCGGCGGCGACGTGTCCCGAACCGAGAGCCAGACCGTCGAGGAGCGGCTCCGCCGGCTCGGCGACGCCCACTCGCGCGGGCTCATCTCGACCGAGGAGTTCGAGCGCCGGAAGCAGAACCTCAAGGAGTACGACGAGTAG
- a CDS encoding ABC transporter ATP-binding protein: MSEVLVAEDLRKSYGDATALDGVSLSVGEGEVFALIGPNGAGKTTLVRSLTGTTDPDAGSVSVFGTDPTAVDRQRLGLLPQSFDPPERLTARELVDYYAGLYDEARDPEAVLAEVGMADADATWYENLSGGQRRRTCVGTALVNDPDLLFLDEPTTGIDPAGRRALWTLIEDLADRGTTVFLTTHYMEEAHRLADRVALLADGEVAAVGTPTDLVAEHGGRTRVVVETERSGEAAVEALADTDFEAEVTDEGLVVAGVAPEDIGDVVEALNDAGVAYESLTWKEPDLEDAFLRLTGRSVAGGTDATVGRESDLAGQERGDSETALAGGER, from the coding sequence ATGAGCGAGGTACTCGTCGCCGAGGACCTCCGGAAGTCCTACGGCGACGCGACGGCGCTCGACGGCGTCTCGCTGTCGGTCGGCGAGGGCGAGGTGTTCGCGCTCATCGGGCCGAACGGTGCCGGCAAGACCACGCTGGTCCGGTCGCTGACCGGGACGACCGACCCGGATGCGGGGTCGGTGTCGGTGTTCGGGACCGACCCGACCGCGGTCGACCGCCAGCGGCTCGGCCTGCTCCCCCAGTCGTTCGACCCGCCCGAGCGGCTCACCGCGCGCGAGCTCGTCGACTACTACGCCGGCCTCTACGACGAGGCCCGCGACCCGGAGGCGGTGCTCGCGGAGGTCGGGATGGCCGACGCCGACGCGACCTGGTACGAGAACCTCTCGGGCGGCCAGCGCCGCCGGACCTGCGTCGGCACCGCGCTGGTCAACGACCCCGACCTGCTCTTCCTCGACGAGCCCACCACGGGCATCGACCCCGCGGGCCGGCGCGCGCTCTGGACCCTCATCGAGGACCTGGCCGACCGCGGGACCACGGTGTTCCTGACGACCCACTACATGGAGGAGGCTCACCGGCTCGCCGACCGGGTGGCCCTGCTGGCCGACGGCGAGGTCGCGGCGGTCGGCACCCCGACGGACCTGGTTGCCGAGCACGGCGGCCGGACGCGGGTGGTCGTCGAGACCGAGCGCAGCGGTGAAGCGGCGGTCGAGGCGCTCGCCGACACCGACTTCGAGGCCGAGGTGACCGACGAGGGGCTGGTCGTCGCGGGCGTCGCCCCCGAGGACATCGGCGACGTGGTCGAGGCCCTGAACGACGCGGGCGTCGCCTACGAGTCGCTGACCTGGAAGGAGCCCGACCTCGAGGACGCCTTCCTCCGGCTGACCGGGCGGTCGGTCGCGGGCGGCACGGACGCTACGGTCGGTCGGGAGAGCGACCTGGCTGGTCAGGAGCGCGGCGACAGCGAAACCGCCCTCGCGGGAGGCGAGCGATGA
- a CDS encoding ABC transporter permease translates to MTTAGRVRAEASAAWRSFTRRRTAVFFTFFFPVILILIFAVLVQTNPGGGGLFAQPPGYYLPGYLAVVVLFTPLSRVGSEVARHREGNRFEKLATTPLGRAEWLLAHTLVNVAIIGIAGLLILGLMALVTGTASLALGPANLALVAVLVAFAVALFCGLGAVLGGLADSQDGVIAASNTIALPLLFLSDTFVSPGLLPGWFRPAMNLSPLTYFARGVRDLTYQSGVVGADPLVAGWGANLAVLAALTLVFFAAGAYAIPRTD, encoded by the coding sequence ATGACTACCGCGGGTCGGGTCCGGGCGGAGGCCAGCGCGGCGTGGCGGTCGTTCACCCGGCGGCGGACCGCGGTGTTCTTCACGTTCTTCTTCCCGGTCATCCTCATCCTCATCTTTGCGGTGCTGGTCCAGACCAACCCGGGCGGCGGCGGCCTATTCGCCCAGCCGCCGGGCTACTACCTGCCTGGCTACCTCGCGGTCGTGGTGCTGTTCACGCCGCTCTCGCGGGTCGGCTCGGAGGTCGCGCGCCACCGCGAGGGCAACCGGTTCGAGAAGCTGGCGACCACGCCGCTGGGCCGGGCCGAGTGGCTGCTGGCCCACACGCTGGTCAACGTCGCCATCATCGGCATCGCGGGGCTGCTCATCCTCGGGCTGATGGCGCTGGTGACCGGCACCGCGAGCCTGGCGCTCGGCCCGGCGAACCTCGCGCTCGTCGCGGTGCTCGTCGCGTTCGCGGTCGCGCTGTTCTGCGGTCTCGGCGCGGTGCTCGGCGGCCTGGCCGACTCTCAGGACGGCGTCATCGCCGCGAGCAACACCATCGCGCTCCCGCTGCTGTTCCTCTCGGACACGTTCGTCTCGCCGGGGCTGCTGCCGGGGTGGTTCCGGCCCGCGATGAACCTCTCGCCGCTGACCTACTTCGCCCGGGGAGTCCGTGACCTGACATATCAGTCCGGCGTGGTGGGCGCCGATCCGCTGGTCGCAGGCTGGGGGGCGAACCTCGCGGTGCTGGCCGCGCTCACTCTGGTGTTCTTCGCTGCCGGGGCGTACGCGATTCCCCGGACGGACTGA